A window of the Oncorhynchus kisutch isolate 150728-3 linkage group LG12, Okis_V2, whole genome shotgun sequence genome harbors these coding sequences:
- the hmgn3 gene encoding high mobility group nucleosome-binding domain-containing protein 3 isoform X2: MPKRKSPEGAHAKDASKVIKQKVTKQEKPAPPKPVEVKPKKAISKDMKEKKGGAKVKEDGPSHNGQAMTEEICVSRSSVSVTYYRSLAPYSMSVRGQSETVRVNGD; this comes from the exons TCTCCTGAAGGGGCCCATGCCAAGGATGCCTCCAAGGTCATCAAGCAGAAGGTCACCAAGCAGGAG AAACCAGCTCCTCCCAAACCTGTTGAGGTCAAGCCTAAGAAGGCTATATCCAAG GACATGAAGGAAAAGAAAGGTGGTGCTAAGGTGAAGGAGGATGGCCCCTCCCATAACGGACAGGCTATGACTGAGGAG atatgcgtGTCTCGCTCCAGTGTCAGTGTGACCTACTACAGAAGTCTTGCTCCCTACTCCATGTCTGTCAGAGGCCAGAGTGAGACAGTCAGAGTCAACG
- the hmgn3 gene encoding high mobility group nucleosome-binding domain-containing protein 3 isoform X1 — MPKRKSPEGAHAKDASKVIKQKVTKQEPTRRSERLSSKPAPPKPVEVKPKKAISKDMKEKKGGAKVKEDGPSHNGQAMTEEICVSRSSVSVTYYRSLAPYSMSVRGQSETVRVNGD; from the exons TCTCCTGAAGGGGCCCATGCCAAGGATGCCTCCAAGGTCATCAAGCAGAAGGTCACCAAGCAGGAG cCCACCAGGCGGTCAGAGAGGTTGTCATCG AAACCAGCTCCTCCCAAACCTGTTGAGGTCAAGCCTAAGAAGGCTATATCCAAG GACATGAAGGAAAAGAAAGGTGGTGCTAAGGTGAAGGAGGATGGCCCCTCCCATAACGGACAGGCTATGACTGAGGAG atatgcgtGTCTCGCTCCAGTGTCAGTGTGACCTACTACAGAAGTCTTGCTCCCTACTCCATGTCTGTCAGAGGCCAGAGTGAGACAGTCAGAGTCAACG